The Lacipirellula parvula genome window below encodes:
- a CDS encoding sulfatase has translation MNVVPQRVLVARLLTVVGLACVALSSTSSQAAAPPERPNVVVIFIDDMGYADIGPFGATAYKTPNLDRMAAEGRKFTDFHSATAVCSASRAALLTGCYPERVSILGALRPDSQTGISDKERTFAELCQDHGYATAIFGKWHLGDRRRFLPLQHGFDEYYGLPYSNDMWPRGPRGEELPPESPKKKNNYPNLRLFDGDEVVDEDVTGEDQTHLTKDYTRRAVDFIDRHAKEPFFLYVPHSMVHVPLYVSPEFEGKSGAGLFGDTVMELDWSVGEILAALKRNGLDEKTLVVFTADNGPWLNYGDHAGSAGPLREGKGTMFEGGYRVPCVMRMPGTIPAGTECDEFCVTFDLLPTVAKLLGDEPSTERPIDGKDIWPLITGVDGAKTPHKEFYCYYGRELHAVRDGRWKLHLKHPYRTLDGKPGGKGGYPVEYKQTQTGVELYDLQNDVGETKNVAAEHPEIVARLTAAAERAREQFGDVLTQRETGSSVRPPGQGRRQARN, from the coding sequence ATGAATGTTGTGCCCCAGCGCGTGCTTGTCGCACGATTGCTTACGGTCGTCGGTTTGGCTTGCGTAGCGCTCAGCTCAACCTCGTCGCAAGCCGCAGCGCCGCCCGAGCGTCCCAACGTCGTCGTGATTTTCATCGACGACATGGGCTACGCCGACATCGGCCCCTTCGGCGCCACCGCTTACAAGACGCCGAATCTCGATCGCATGGCGGCGGAGGGGCGAAAGTTCACCGACTTCCATTCCGCAACGGCCGTCTGTTCCGCCTCGCGGGCCGCATTGCTGACCGGCTGCTATCCCGAACGCGTGAGTATTCTCGGCGCCTTGCGGCCTGATTCGCAGACCGGCATCAGCGACAAAGAGCGGACGTTCGCGGAGCTTTGTCAGGACCACGGCTATGCGACCGCCATCTTTGGCAAGTGGCACCTCGGCGATCGCCGCCGCTTCCTGCCGCTGCAGCATGGGTTTGACGAATACTACGGTCTGCCTTACTCAAACGACATGTGGCCCCGCGGACCGCGCGGCGAAGAGCTGCCGCCCGAATCGCCGAAGAAGAAAAACAATTACCCGAACTTGCGATTGTTCGATGGCGACGAAGTCGTCGATGAAGATGTGACCGGCGAGGACCAAACGCATCTCACGAAGGATTACACTCGCCGCGCGGTCGACTTTATCGATCGTCACGCGAAGGAGCCCTTCTTTCTCTACGTGCCGCATTCGATGGTGCATGTGCCGCTGTACGTGTCGCCCGAGTTTGAAGGAAAGAGCGGCGCGGGTCTGTTCGGCGATACTGTGATGGAACTCGATTGGTCCGTAGGCGAGATTCTCGCCGCGCTCAAACGAAACGGCCTCGATGAAAAGACGCTCGTCGTGTTCACTGCGGATAACGGCCCCTGGCTTAACTACGGCGATCATGCCGGTTCGGCCGGCCCGCTGCGAGAGGGAAAGGGAACGATGTTTGAAGGAGGCTACCGCGTCCCCTGCGTCATGCGGATGCCGGGCACGATTCCCGCCGGCACCGAGTGCGACGAGTTTTGCGTGACGTTCGATTTGTTGCCGACGGTGGCGAAGCTGCTCGGCGACGAGCCATCGACAGAGCGTCCGATCGACGGCAAAGATATTTGGCCGCTGATCACTGGCGTTGATGGCGCCAAGACGCCGCACAAAGAGTTCTACTGCTATTACGGTCGCGAACTTCACGCGGTGCGCGACGGACGCTGGAAGCTCCATTTGAAGCATCCGTACCGCACGCTCGACGGAAAGCCGGGCGGCAAGGGGGGCTACCCTGTCGAGTACAAGCAGACGCAGACGGGCGTCGAGCTTTACGACCTGCAGAACGACGTCGGCGAAACGAAGAACGTCGCAGCCGAGCATCCCGAGATTGTCGCCCGCCTGACCGCCGCCGCGGAGCGGGCTCGCGAACAATTCGGCGACGTCCTGACGCAGCGAGAAACAGGCTCCAGCGTCCGCCCGCCGGGGCAAGGCCGCCGGCAAGCGAGGAACTAA
- a CDS encoding sigma-70 family RNA polymerase sigma factor: MSEKPLSPDQFVVLIARHERRVRSFIVSLAAASADAVDEVVQATYLVAWQKLHTFTYVEATPDEELVRWMCTIARFELMSYSRRYGSSRVSFDDRLIEQIAAVHAETSDFLESRHQALRGCLEKLPQRQREMLGQRYWRGLSVQQLAAGRGQDVNAVYTALSRIRKGLERCIRVSLRQEGYPQ; encoded by the coding sequence GTGAGCGAAAAGCCGCTGAGCCCTGATCAGTTTGTCGTGCTCATCGCACGACATGAACGCCGCGTGCGGTCGTTCATCGTTTCGCTCGCCGCCGCCAGCGCCGACGCCGTCGACGAAGTCGTTCAGGCAACTTATCTCGTCGCTTGGCAGAAGCTCCACACGTTTACTTACGTCGAGGCGACCCCCGACGAAGAATTGGTGAGATGGATGTGCACGATCGCCCGGTTCGAACTGATGAGCTACTCGCGACGCTACGGATCGTCGCGGGTCTCGTTCGACGACCGCTTGATCGAGCAGATCGCCGCCGTTCACGCCGAGACTTCCGACTTCCTTGAATCCCGCCACCAAGCACTGCGAGGCTGTTTGGAAAAGCTGCCGCAGAGGCAGCGCGAAATGCTCGGCCAACGTTACTGGCGCGGGCTTTCGGTTCAACAACTCGCCGCCGGTCGCGGCCAGGACGTCAACGCCGTCTACACGGCGCTCTCTCGCATTCGCAAAGGGCTGGAACGCTGTATTCGCGTTTCGTTACGCCAGGAAGGCTACCCTCAATGA
- a CDS encoding metallophosphoesterase family protein, producing MPTDPQSSNIITRRSCLQWGAFGAAAAPLLSFGAGSAVAAAPAERQRTLRFAHLTDIHVKPEQGAGDGLAQCLHHVQSHKDPVELIVTGGDAVFDAFGATHQRSQQLANLLNTVFKQDCSLPVQHCLGNHDGRGWDDSEFAGKAWALEMYGLAKPYHTFEQGGWKFIVLDSVRPFEKRYTSGLDAEQRAWLETELEQTPKTTPIVVVSHIPIISVTPFSFDHEAVTEDYQRVPGGLLHLDGTALHTLFKKHGNVKLCLSGHMHLNDRCDVDGITYICDGAVCGDWWNGDPRRSDEGYGLIDLYSDGTFEHAYLPFDWKVRA from the coding sequence ATGCCTACCGATCCTCAATCGTCGAACATCATTACCCGCCGCAGCTGCCTGCAATGGGGCGCCTTCGGAGCGGCCGCGGCGCCGCTGCTTAGCTTCGGCGCCGGCTCGGCCGTCGCAGCCGCGCCCGCGGAGCGGCAACGGACATTGCGGTTCGCGCATCTGACCGACATTCACGTCAAGCCCGAGCAAGGCGCTGGCGATGGTTTGGCCCAGTGTCTGCACCATGTTCAATCGCACAAAGATCCGGTGGAGCTGATCGTCACCGGCGGCGACGCGGTATTCGATGCGTTTGGCGCCACGCACCAGCGGAGCCAGCAGCTTGCCAATCTGCTAAACACGGTCTTTAAACAAGACTGCTCGCTCCCCGTGCAACATTGCCTCGGCAATCACGATGGCCGCGGCTGGGACGATTCGGAGTTTGCCGGCAAGGCGTGGGCGCTGGAGATGTACGGCCTGGCAAAGCCATACCATACGTTCGAGCAGGGCGGATGGAAGTTCATCGTTCTCGACAGCGTCCGTCCGTTCGAGAAGCGCTACACCAGCGGCCTCGACGCCGAGCAGCGGGCGTGGCTAGAAACCGAGTTGGAGCAAACGCCGAAGACGACGCCGATTGTCGTTGTCTCGCACATTCCGATCATCTCCGTCACGCCGTTTTCGTTTGATCACGAAGCCGTCACCGAAGACTATCAGCGCGTCCCCGGCGGCCTGTTGCACCTCGACGGGACGGCGCTGCACACGCTGTTCAAAAAGCATGGCAATGTGAAGCTCTGCCTCAGCGGTCACATGCACCTGAACGATCGCTGCGACGTCGACGGCATCACCTACATTTGCGACGGCGCCGTCTGCGGCGACTGGTGGAACGGCGATCCGCGGCGCAGCGACGAAGGCTACGGGTTGATCGACCTCTACAGCGACGGGACGTTCGAGCATGCCTACTTGCCGTTCGACTGGAAGGTCCGTGCGTAA